One part of the Oikeobacillus pervagus genome encodes these proteins:
- a CDS encoding TetR/AcrR family transcriptional regulator, producing MKLSEKKLLKKKEEIILSAIKIVNRKGYQGATMEEIAAELLMTKGSLYYYFKNKEDLIFQCHQLVLSNAMEEFQAQLEEPTSYEERLRKMIQIHIEYAIEEKETFNMIIKPDETFSTDRLDPLLKIRQDYARYFDEVIQGGIEANEFTIREPKIARMILLGAMNWIQQWYRPEGGMTKEDIQKIYAEYLLKIVK from the coding sequence ATGAAATTATCAGAAAAGAAATTATTAAAGAAAAAAGAGGAAATTATTTTATCTGCGATTAAAATCGTCAATCGCAAAGGCTATCAAGGTGCGACGATGGAAGAAATCGCCGCAGAACTGTTAATGACGAAAGGATCATTATATTACTATTTTAAAAACAAAGAAGATTTGATTTTTCAATGTCACCAACTTGTGCTGTCAAACGCGATGGAGGAGTTTCAAGCCCAACTTGAGGAACCGACTTCATATGAAGAACGATTGAGAAAAATGATTCAGATTCATATTGAGTATGCAATTGAAGAAAAAGAAACGTTTAATATGATTATAAAACCAGATGAAACGTTTTCGACTGATCGTTTAGATCCGTTATTAAAAATCCGACAAGACTATGCTCGTTATTTTGACGAAGTGATTCAAGGTGGAATCGAAGCGAATGAATTTACGATTCGCGAACCAAAGATTGCTCGAATGATTTTACTCGGAGCGATGAACTGGATTCAACAATGGTACAGACCTGAAGGTGGCATGACGAAAGAGGATATTCAAAAAATTTATGCGGAGTATTTATTAAAAATCGTAAAATAA